The following coding sequences are from one Paenibacillus tundrae window:
- the mdh gene encoding malate dehydrogenase: MTIQRKKITVVGAGFTGATTALMLAQKELGDVVLVDIPQLENPTKGKALDMLEASPVQGFDSHIVGTSNYEDAAGSEIVIITAGIARKPGMSRDDLVNTNAGIVKSVCENVKKYCPDSIVIILSNPVDAMTYAAYKTLGFPKNRVIGQSGVLDTARYCTFIAQELNVSVEDVRGFVLGGHGDDMVPLVRYSSVGGIPIDTLIPADRIEAIVQRTRVGGGEIVNLLGNGSAYYAPAASLVQMTEAILKDKKRIIPVIAYLEGEYGYNDLFLGVPTILGGDGIEKIFELDLTAEEKAGLDKSAESVRNVISVVNI, encoded by the coding sequence GTGACTATTCAGCGCAAAAAAATCACAGTAGTCGGTGCCGGTTTTACCGGTGCTACGACTGCACTGATGCTTGCCCAAAAGGAACTCGGGGATGTCGTTCTAGTAGACATTCCTCAACTGGAGAACCCGACAAAAGGTAAAGCACTCGATATGCTGGAGGCAAGTCCTGTTCAAGGCTTCGACAGTCATATCGTCGGAACTTCCAACTATGAAGATGCTGCAGGTTCGGAGATTGTTATTATTACGGCAGGAATTGCCCGTAAACCGGGAATGAGTCGTGATGATCTGGTCAATACGAATGCGGGAATCGTGAAGTCCGTCTGTGAAAATGTGAAAAAATATTGCCCTGATTCAATCGTCATTATTCTGAGCAACCCGGTAGATGCAATGACTTATGCAGCGTATAAAACTCTTGGTTTTCCCAAAAACCGCGTAATTGGTCAGTCGGGCGTACTCGACACGGCCCGTTATTGTACATTCATCGCTCAAGAATTGAACGTATCTGTTGAAGATGTGCGTGGATTCGTTCTTGGCGGTCACGGGGATGATATGGTGCCCCTTGTTCGATATTCGAGCGTTGGCGGCATTCCGATAGATACGTTAATTCCAGCAGATCGGATTGAAGCGATCGTGCAGCGTACACGCGTTGGCGGTGGTGAGATCGTGAACCTGCTTGGTAACGGTAGTGCGTATTATGCTCCAGCAGCTTCCCTCGTGCAAATGACGGAAGCCATCTTGAAGGACAAGAAACGTATCATTCCTGTCATTGCTTATCTTGAAGGTGAATACGGTTATAACGATCTGTTCTTAGGCGTGCCGACGATTCTAGGCGGCGACGGGATCGAGAAAATATTTGAATTAGATCTGACTGCTGAGGAAAAAGCAGGTCTGGATAAATCTGCGGAGTCCGTTCGAAATGTCATTTCTGTTGTAAATATTTAA
- the icd gene encoding NADP-dependent isocitrate dehydrogenase has translation MKLEKFAHPTEGEKIQIDNGALQVPNNPIIPFIEGDGTGRDIWKASKRVLDAAVEKAYDGSKKIAWYEVFAGEKAFNTYGEWLPNDTLEAIREYIVAIKGPLTTPIGGGIRSLNVALRQELDLYTCLRPVRYFDGVPSPVKRPELVDMVIFRENTEDIYAGIEYAEGSDEVKKVIQFLQQEMGVNKIRFPETSGIGIKPVSSEGSKRLVRAAVQYAIDHNRKSVTLVHKGNIMKFTEGAFKNWGYEVAEEEFGDKVFTWAQYDIIKDKDGTDAANAAQKAAEDAGKIIVKDAIADIALQQVLTRPGEFDVIATLNLNGDYLSDALAAQVGGIGIAPGANINYVTGHAIFEATHGTAPKYADKDVVNPGSVILSGVMLLEHLGWQEAANLIYKGMETSINNKTVTYDFARLMDGATEVKCSEFADQIIKNL, from the coding sequence ATGAAATTAGAAAAATTCGCTCATCCAACTGAAGGAGAAAAAATCCAGATCGATAATGGTGCACTGCAGGTTCCTAACAACCCGATCATTCCGTTCATCGAAGGTGACGGTACAGGTCGCGATATTTGGAAAGCTTCCAAACGCGTATTGGACGCAGCAGTTGAAAAAGCATATGATGGCAGCAAAAAAATCGCTTGGTACGAAGTATTTGCTGGTGAAAAAGCATTTAATACATACGGGGAGTGGTTGCCGAACGATACGCTCGAAGCGATTCGTGAGTACATCGTAGCAATCAAAGGACCTCTGACTACGCCAATCGGTGGTGGTATTCGTTCCCTGAACGTAGCACTTCGTCAAGAGCTTGATTTGTACACATGCCTGCGTCCAGTGCGTTATTTCGACGGCGTACCTTCCCCGGTTAAACGTCCTGAATTGGTTGATATGGTTATTTTCCGTGAAAATACAGAAGATATCTATGCAGGTATCGAGTATGCAGAAGGTTCAGATGAAGTGAAAAAAGTTATCCAATTCCTGCAACAGGAAATGGGCGTTAACAAAATCCGCTTCCCTGAAACTTCTGGTATTGGTATCAAGCCAGTTTCTTCCGAAGGTTCCAAACGTTTGGTTCGTGCAGCGGTACAATACGCAATCGATCACAATCGTAAGAGCGTTACGTTGGTACACAAAGGTAATATCATGAAATTTACTGAGGGTGCCTTCAAAAACTGGGGATATGAAGTGGCTGAAGAAGAGTTCGGCGATAAAGTATTCACTTGGGCTCAATACGATATCATCAAAGATAAAGATGGTACAGATGCAGCGAATGCAGCTCAAAAAGCAGCTGAAGATGCTGGCAAAATCATCGTAAAAGATGCGATTGCTGATATCGCCCTGCAACAAGTATTGACTCGTCCAGGCGAGTTCGATGTTATCGCAACATTGAACCTGAACGGTGACTATCTGTCCGATGCACTTGCAGCACAAGTGGGCGGAATCGGTATCGCTCCAGGAGCTAACATTAACTACGTAACAGGACATGCTATCTTCGAAGCTACACACGGTACTGCTCCTAAATATGCTGACAAAGATGTCGTGAACCCTGGTTCCGTAATCCTGTCCGGCGTAATGTTGCTTGAGCACCTGGGCTGGCAAGAAGCGGCTAACCTGATCTACAAAGGTATGGAAACATCCATTAACAATAAAACAGTAACGTATGACTTCGCTCGTCTGATGGACGGAGCAACTGAAGTGAAATGTTCTGAATTCGCTGATCAAATCATTAAAAACCTGTAA